One Pristiophorus japonicus isolate sPriJap1 chromosome 19, sPriJap1.hap1, whole genome shotgun sequence genomic window carries:
- the LOC139230138 gene encoding phostensin-like, with translation MATLPQWKVQLLERKRRDEEEGRRRENAELERLARMPAWKREIIERRRARLSSGSSLSEAPGEGLAPGGGAGALPAGLNGADGVERLPGDAQGAVLRENICPVYQNHFIQQEKQRRETLEPEQPPWPRQAAEPLDHVPGVRTIRADNITVVECDPVCLEGRGKAPPCLGPEQAGPIPAAGQLNVKSSLSRSVEDLNSLERGREDYAEQEEQEERGRVSRLLSRFDQGRDFAGRPRPARSHSTDNIIGRASPARHHRRHRQPLPRSPSPPPARTVAAFRSRFEARWAAEGAESPCRAPEARQPEAEGLAEAAGAATRPLGAPASEPGRAGLREGLAVAPASSAGHCDADERRPSPDPSQQGPSPDHEAKPPSAPDPHPATEAQARALAELRARSKKSFVVVPRPRRGAPPESEPEDEAGGSSRSGNSAGSLVKPQLVSMASSSCAEWASDSLAVAAASAAAASCPAAPNQRDADNGPRDGQTELGPESPVLSQLGQEPAAVGQEAQEEPGMSRLYHVKLPSSAGPPRTPATGPEEVRLTAYSSRAAGGPFSRSEGAAAPVPHSASGSGEPLAERGAPGADGREGPGQKGFWARAQPREDRPAGSGSPPTPTGRAGRVGTPQRKSGKTITINPRKMAGGKPVPASGATAENGVGPPAGTPPTAVPGAPVKKRYPTAEEIRVIGGYVHLQRSCLAKAGPRRRKVNISFNDCELESTFEYPSELALLAEFGTVEEEPLPARELDEEEEEEEVLVPRLGVPGSPLVGKAIRRKPLLVDESCR, from the coding sequence ATGGCGACCCTGCCCCAGTGGAAGGTCCAGCTCCTGGAGCGGAAGCGGAGGGACGAGGAGGAAGGCCGGCGCAGGGAGAACGCGGAACTGGAGCGGCTTGCCAGGATGCCGGCCTGGAAGAGGGAGATCATCGAGAGGCGGCGGGCCCGGCTCTCCTCTGGGTCCTCGCTGTCCGAGGCCCCGGGCGAGGGGCTGGCGCCCGGCGGCGGAGCGGGCGCTTTGCCCGCCGGGCTCAACGGCGCCGACGGGGTGGAGCGGCTCCCCGGCGACGCGCAGGGTGCGGTGCTGCGTGAGAACATCTGCCCCGTTTACCAGAACCACTTCATCCAGCAGGAGAAGCAGAGGAGGGAGACCCTGGAGCCGGAGCAGCCCCCCTGGCCCCGGCAGGCGGCCGAGCCACTCGACCATGTGCCGGGGGTGAGGACCATCCGGGCGGACAACATCACCGTCGTCGAGTGCGACCCCGTGTGCCTGGAGGGCCGGGGGAAGGCGCCCCCCTGCCTCGGGCCGGAGCAGGCCGGGCCCATCCCAGCTGCAGGCCAGCTTAACGTCAAATCCTCCTTAAGCCGCAGCGTGGAGGATCTCAACAGCTTGGAGAGAGGCCGGGAGGATTAtgcggagcaggaggagcaggaggagcgggGCAGGGTCAGTCGGCTGCTGTCGCGCTTCGACCAGGGGAGGGATTTTGCCGGCCGTCCGCGCCCCGCCCGCTCCCACAGCACCGACAACATCATCGGGCGGGCCTCCCCGGCCCGCCACCACCGGCGCCACCGCCagcccctcccccgctcgcccTCCCCGCCCCCGGCGCGCACGGTGGCCGCATTCCGCAGCCGCTTCGAGGCCCGCTGGGCCGCCGAGGGGGCCGAGTCCCCTTGCCGGGCCCCCGAGGCACGCCAGCCCGAGGCCGAGGGGCTGGCGGAGGCCGCCGGCGCTGCCACCCGCCCACTGGGTGCGCCCGCATCCGAGCCTGGGCGGGCGGGACTGCGGGAGGGGCTAGCCGTGGCCCCCGCGTCGAGCGCCGGCCACTGCGATGCGGACGAGCGGCGGCCCAGTCCCGACCCCAGCCAGCAGGGGCCCTCCCCCGACCACGAAGCCAAGCCGccctccgctcccgacccccacCCGGCAACCGAGGCCCAGGCTCGGGCCCTGGCCGAACTGCGGGCCCGGTCCAAGAAATCTTTCGTCGTGGTTCCCCGGCCCAGGCGGGGGGCCCCTCCCGAGTCAGAGCCAGAGGACGAAGCCGGCGGCTCCTCCCGGTCCGGCAACTCAGCAGGCAGCCTTGTGAAACCGCAGCTTGTCAGCATGGCTTCCTCTTCCTGTGCCGAATGGGCCTCAGACAGTCTTGCTGTCGCAGCTGCTTCTGCTGCTGCCGCTTCCTGCCCTGCTGCACCCAACCAGAGAGACGCAGACAATGGCCCCCGAGACGGGCAGACTGAACTAGGCCCGGAGAGTCCTGTGCTCTCCCAGCTCGGGCAAGAGCCAGCGGCAGTCGGGCAGGAAGCCCAGGAGGAGCCCGGCATGAGCCGGCTGTACCACGTCAAGCTGCCCTCGTCGGCGGGCCCGCCTCGAACCCCGGCAACCGGCCCAGAGGAAGTTCGGCTCACGGCCTACAGCAGCCGAGCTGCCGGCGGCCCCTTCAGCCGGTCGGAGGGGGCAGCAGCTCCAGTGCCCCACTCGGCCTCCGGCAGCGGCGAACCCCTGGCGGAGCGGGGTGCCCCCGGGGCGGATGGCCGCGAGGGGCCGGGGCAGAAAGGGTTTTGGGCCCGTGCGCAGCCGAGGGAAGACCGGCCGGCGGGCAGCGGGAGCCCGCCAACACCCACCGGCCGAGCGGGCCGGGTGGGCACCCCGCAGCGGAAGTCGGGCAAGACGATAACCATCAACCCCCGCAAGATGGCGGGCGGAAAGCCGGTGCCCGCCAGCGGCGCAACAGCGGAGAATGGTGTGGGCCCCCCGGCGGGGACCCCGCCCACGGCTGTGCCGGGGGCCCCAGTGAAGAAGCGGTACCCGACGGCTGAGGAGATCCGGGTCATCGGCGGCTACGTGCACCTGCAGAGGTCCTGCCTGGCCAAGGCGGGCCCGAGGCGGAGAAAG